The proteins below come from a single Holdemania massiliensis genomic window:
- a CDS encoding SIS domain-containing protein, with the protein MKPTMQTYILSSNAVLVQNFRNRRTLTEVIIQAYNKAPQGEILLIASGSSYNGCVCARRWMEKISGQSVRVITPFTFVHYENSLDGIGFCAVLSQSGCSTNAIESLRTIKAAGRLAIGITGNLNSDFKQEADVVIDWGVGEEKVGYVTQGVVTLILFLWLFALRIAQEKQRISMQQLKEAEKALEEAIQIHGEAVKQSEVWVKRNYAMITSMRQVYVIGAGACYGAALEGALKIGETVGIPTCAYESEEYLHGPNLQLTPEYTVFVLNPGDETADRINAIAEATRQVTERTVLVTVTASDSLPTTFSLNRQLEEALTPLVFLPLFQWIAWQVAEDLQRWNKHPLFARFKQKIAYKTESYYQKPLR; encoded by the coding sequence ATGAAACCCACAATGCAGACTTATATTCTTTCCAGCAATGCCGTTCTGGTTCAGAATTTTAGAAATCGAAGAACTCTGACCGAAGTCATAATTCAGGCATACAACAAAGCGCCGCAGGGGGAGATCTTATTGATTGCCTCCGGATCTTCCTATAACGGCTGCGTCTGTGCCCGGCGCTGGATGGAAAAGATATCAGGGCAAAGCGTCCGTGTGATCACGCCCTTTACCTTTGTTCATTATGAAAACTCGCTCGACGGTATTGGGTTCTGCGCTGTTTTGTCGCAGAGCGGATGCAGCACCAATGCGATTGAATCGTTACGAACGATCAAAGCCGCAGGCCGGCTTGCTATTGGAATCACGGGCAATCTCAACAGTGATTTTAAACAGGAAGCCGATGTCGTGATCGACTGGGGCGTTGGCGAAGAAAAAGTGGGCTATGTTACTCAAGGCGTTGTGACGTTGATTTTATTTTTATGGTTGTTTGCTTTGCGGATTGCCCAGGAAAAGCAGCGCATTTCAATGCAGCAATTGAAGGAAGCGGAGAAGGCGTTAGAGGAAGCGATTCAGATCCATGGAGAAGCAGTAAAACAGAGCGAAGTCTGGGTAAAACGTAATTATGCGATGATCACGTCGATGCGTCAGGTTTATGTGATAGGCGCCGGAGCTTGTTATGGTGCGGCGCTGGAAGGCGCGCTGAAGATTGGGGAAACCGTCGGCATTCCAACCTGCGCCTACGAAAGTGAGGAATATCTGCATGGCCCTAACCTGCAGTTAACCCCGGAATACACTGTGTTTGTCCTCAATCCCGGCGATGAAACTGCAGATCGGATTAACGCCATTGCCGAAGCGACGCGCCAGGTTACAGAACGGACAGTTCTTGTAACTGTGACGGCTTCCGATTCACTGCCAACTACTTTTTCATTAAACCGGCAGCTTGAGGAAGCTTTAACACCGTTGGTCTTCCTGCCTTTATTTCAATGGATTGCCTGGCAAGTTGCCGAAGATTTACAGCGGTGGAACAAACATCCGCTTTTTGCCCGCTTTAAGCAAAAGATTGCCTATAAGACGGAAAGTTATTACCAGAAGCCCTTGCGGTAA
- a CDS encoding HAD family hydrolase: protein MIIKQMSAVIFDMDGVLVDSEPVYMRRFLQFMQAHQIALEDESYRKTVGWSSRMTWQWALSYWPEAISMTQLQELYRAYWKERPVRYDEVLDQDALPVLNQLRREGVRTALASSSPRSAIDQMLSQCGLTAYFDVIVSGEQFVKSKPDPEIYRYTAIQLGLPCSRCLAVEDSTVGIAAAAAAGMYVLAKQDRRFGFDQSQAQQSIQRLCEILDVMKAKEIHI, encoded by the coding sequence TTGATTATTAAGCAAATGTCAGCTGTGATCTTTGATATGGACGGTGTGCTGGTTGACAGTGAACCGGTCTATATGAGGCGTTTCCTGCAGTTTATGCAGGCGCATCAAATTGCGCTGGAGGATGAAAGTTATCGAAAGACGGTCGGATGGTCATCCCGCATGACCTGGCAGTGGGCGCTTTCTTACTGGCCGGAAGCCATCTCGATGACCCAGCTGCAGGAGCTTTACCGGGCATATTGGAAAGAGCGGCCGGTTCGCTATGATGAAGTGCTGGATCAGGACGCCCTCCCCGTGCTGAACCAGTTGAGAAGGGAAGGGGTCAGGACAGCGCTGGCTTCTTCTTCCCCGCGTTCTGCGATAGATCAGATGCTGAGTCAGTGCGGCCTCACGGCTTATTTCGATGTCATTGTTTCCGGAGAACAATTCGTTAAAAGCAAACCTGATCCGGAAATTTATCGCTATACGGCAATTCAGTTAGGACTTCCCTGCAGCCGATGTCTGGCTGTTGAAGATTCCACGGTGGGCATTGCCGCTGCCGCTGCAGCCGGCATGTACGTTCTGGCAAAACAGGATCGCCGATTCGGATTTGATCAGAGTCAGGCCCAGCAGTCAATCCAGCGATTGTGCGAAATATTGGATGTGATGAAAGCGAAGGAAATCCATATTTGA
- a CDS encoding SIS domain-containing protein, translating into MNMLKFEKDEYLKMGAMVVSKREELEAIAAELHQRGYTNLFLTGVGGTTAEFTSMKKVVENHSSIPVYCVNAAELMLEGHKQLTSNSIVITGSKSGDTKETVAVVKWCKERGIETVAITKAETPLAECADHVCLIDSSGVENTYLSFYYILLKLAELRGEFPDYPQFVQEMEHVHEGLIQVKEKFEPEAAKIAKQYHKEDYQMWVGSGTIWGDVYMFTMCILEEMQWKRTKAVSSPEFFHGSLELVDEDTLVILVKGVDACRPLDDRVEKFLNQYAEKKVVIDLADYLIPGVDEKFADICSPMVFETITTGRLAAHWEHHTGHSLAFRRYYRQFDY; encoded by the coding sequence ATGAACATGTTAAAATTTGAAAAGGATGAATATCTCAAGATGGGGGCGATGGTCGTTTCCAAGCGTGAAGAACTGGAAGCGATCGCCGCTGAGCTGCACCAGCGGGGCTATACAAATTTATTTTTGACAGGTGTCGGGGGCACGACTGCGGAATTCACTTCGATGAAGAAAGTTGTTGAAAATCATTCTTCAATTCCAGTATATTGCGTGAATGCCGCAGAGCTGATGCTGGAAGGTCATAAGCAGCTGACGAGCAATTCGATTGTTATTACCGGAAGTAAATCAGGAGATACGAAGGAAACTGTCGCTGTAGTCAAGTGGTGCAAAGAACGCGGAATTGAAACCGTAGCGATCACTAAGGCGGAAACACCGCTGGCAGAATGTGCTGATCATGTCTGTCTGATTGATTCCAGCGGAGTTGAAAACACGTATCTGAGCTTCTATTATATTTTGTTAAAGTTGGCGGAGCTGCGCGGAGAGTTTCCGGATTATCCACAATTCGTTCAGGAAATGGAACATGTCCATGAGGGCTTAATTCAGGTTAAGGAAAAATTTGAACCGGAGGCTGCCAAAATTGCCAAGCAGTACCACAAAGAGGACTATCAGATGTGGGTTGGTTCAGGAACAATTTGGGGTGATGTCTACATGTTTACGATGTGCATCCTGGAAGAGATGCAGTGGAAACGGACCAAAGCCGTTTCCTCACCGGAATTCTTCCATGGTTCCCTGGAATTAGTGGATGAAGATACGTTAGTAATCTTAGTCAAAGGCGTTGACGCCTGCCGCCCACTGGATGATCGGGTTGAAAAGTTCTTGAATCAATATGCGGAAAAGAAGGTTGTCATTGATTTAGCGGACTATCTGATTCCGGGTGTTGATGAAAAGTTTGCGGATATTTGCAGCCCAATGGTTTTTGAAACGATCACAACCGGCCGTTTAGCTGCCCATTGGGAACATCATACAGGTCATTCCTTGGCTTTCCGCCGTTACTACAGGCAGTTTGATTATTAA
- a CDS encoding PTS system mannose/fructose/sorbose family transporter subunit IID yields the protein MTSKPLVTQETKITKKDLMKVFWRSIPMEFTWNYERQMHLGYCYALLPVLKKLYKEEDLSDAMVRHMEFYNTTPFIITLPLGISAAMEELNAKNPETFDKTSVSTVKTALMGPLAGIGDSFFWGTLRILATGVGTSLALQGNILGPILYLLIFNVPHFVLRYLCTFWGYNLGTDFLQKVEKSGAMQLLTYGASIVGLIVAGAMTAEMVYVTLNITVGVGETATALQGILDGIVPGLVPMCLFGIVYWLLKKGVKPLPMTFLLMGVGIVGAFFGFLA from the coding sequence ATGACTTCTAAACCGTTGGTAACTCAGGAAACCAAAATAACGAAGAAAGACTTGATGAAGGTCTTCTGGCGTTCAATTCCGATGGAATTCACCTGGAACTATGAACGTCAGATGCATTTAGGCTACTGTTATGCCCTGCTTCCGGTATTGAAAAAATTATACAAAGAAGAAGACCTGTCCGACGCCATGGTTCGGCACATGGAATTCTACAATACAACTCCGTTCATCATCACGCTTCCGTTAGGGATCAGCGCGGCGATGGAAGAACTGAACGCAAAGAATCCGGAAACGTTCGACAAAACTTCGGTTTCTACCGTGAAGACCGCATTAATGGGACCGCTGGCTGGAATCGGCGACAGCTTCTTCTGGGGAACGCTGCGGATTCTGGCAACCGGCGTGGGAACTTCACTTGCTTTGCAGGGGAATATTCTCGGTCCGATCCTGTATTTACTGATCTTCAATGTTCCGCACTTTGTTCTGCGTTATCTCTGCACGTTCTGGGGTTATAACCTGGGAACTGATTTCCTGCAGAAAGTAGAAAAATCCGGAGCGATGCAGCTTCTGACTTACGGAGCTTCGATTGTCGGTTTGATCGTTGCCGGAGCTATGACGGCAGAAATGGTGTATGTAACCCTGAACATCACAGTCGGCGTGGGGGAAACCGCAACCGCATTGCAGGGTATCTTAGACGGAATCGTACCGGGCTTAGTACCGATGTGCTTGTTTGGCATCGTTTACTGGCTATTGAAAAAGGGCGTGAAGCCGCTGCCGATGACGTTCCTTTTAATGGGTGTGGGAATTGTCGGCGCCTTCTTTGGATTCTTGGCGTAA
- a CDS encoding PTS mannose/fructose/sorbose/N-acetylgalactosamine transporter subunit IIC: MLITQTLLITLITLLARCHTMFGTSLINRPIVLGMLTGWIMGDLTQGIIIGGALELAFVGAVSIGAYIPPDMISGTILGTAFAIKAGAGAETALALGYPIATLMLAINSLGTPIGLYLMHKCDKYAEKGDSKKFERMYWITGFASKILFLPIVPLAFYFGSDAVTAALNHIPEFVQTGINISGGLIPALGFAMLAQMIMNQRVAVFFFMGFFVVQYFGISTTGCAIFAVILAIVLVQIEAKTEKKQVQQEVELDDF; this comes from the coding sequence ATGCTGATAACACAGACTTTACTGATCACACTGATCACTCTGCTGGCCCGCTGCCACACTATGTTTGGCACCAGCCTGATCAACCGTCCGATTGTCTTGGGAATGCTGACAGGCTGGATCATGGGCGATCTGACACAAGGAATCATCATCGGCGGCGCTTTGGAACTAGCGTTTGTCGGTGCAGTTTCCATCGGCGCGTATATTCCGCCGGATATGATTTCCGGAACAATTTTGGGCACCGCTTTTGCGATTAAAGCCGGGGCTGGCGCGGAAACCGCTTTGGCCTTAGGTTATCCGATAGCGACGCTGATGCTGGCTATCAATTCATTAGGAACGCCAATCGGCCTGTATCTGATGCATAAATGTGATAAATATGCAGAGAAAGGCGATTCCAAGAAGTTTGAAAGAATGTATTGGATTACCGGTTTTGCATCGAAGATTTTATTCCTTCCCATTGTACCGCTGGCCTTCTACTTCGGCTCCGATGCCGTAACCGCGGCGCTCAATCACATTCCGGAATTTGTTCAGACCGGCATCAATATTTCCGGCGGCCTGATTCCAGCGTTAGGCTTTGCGATGCTGGCTCAGATGATTATGAATCAGCGCGTTGCCGTCTTCTTCTTCATGGGATTCTTCGTTGTCCAGTATTTTGGAATTTCAACGACAGGCTGTGCAATCTTCGCCGTGATCTTAGCAATCGTTCTTGTTCAAATTGAAGCGAAAACTGAAAAAAAACAGGTTCAGCAGGAGGTGGAACTCGATGACTTCTAA
- a CDS encoding PTS sugar transporter subunit IIB, whose translation MIKLLRVDHRLLHGQVAFSWTSHLSADCILLASDSLLQDELRLTSVKIARPPGVKLVVKNIADSIRAIQSGVTDKYKLFIVTDTIADAVKIAEAADLKLINLGGTKSAPEKKKLSKAIYVTEQEEALLRQCLQKNIELRIQMIPSEKKINAQTIL comes from the coding sequence ATGATCAAGTTACTGCGTGTTGATCACCGTTTGCTTCATGGTCAGGTTGCGTTTTCCTGGACGTCGCATTTGTCCGCGGACTGTATTTTATTAGCCAGCGATTCCTTGCTCCAGGATGAACTGCGGCTGACTTCGGTCAAAATTGCCCGTCCTCCGGGAGTCAAGCTGGTGGTGAAGAATATTGCTGATTCCATTCGGGCAATCCAATCCGGGGTGACAGACAAATATAAACTGTTCATCGTCACGGATACGATTGCGGACGCGGTTAAAATTGCGGAAGCTGCAGATCTTAAGCTGATCAATCTGGGCGGAACGAAATCAGCGCCGGAGAAGAAAAAACTATCAAAAGCAATTTATGTCACGGAACAGGAAGAAGCGCTGCTGCGCCAGTGTCTTCAGAAAAATATTGAACTGCGGATTCAGATGATTCCATCTGAAAAGAAAATAAACGCACAGACCATTCTGTAA
- a CDS encoding PTS sugar transporter subunit IIA produces the protein MRQILLASHAELAKGILSAVELIAGTQQNLKVYSAYTEAADVHFKDQMLQDLNKMDPEDEVILVTDLFGGSVNNELLELTKRPRTHLVTGMNLLLALSLILGSAEESTEDLIRRCVEEARQGILYCNDPLPEAQDTDEF, from the coding sequence GTGAGACAGATTTTATTAGCTTCTCATGCCGAACTGGCAAAGGGGATACTGAGTGCGGTCGAGCTGATCGCAGGAACTCAGCAGAACCTCAAAGTGTACAGCGCTTATACTGAGGCTGCGGATGTTCATTTTAAAGATCAGATGCTGCAGGACTTAAACAAGATGGACCCGGAGGATGAGGTCATTCTTGTAACGGATTTGTTTGGCGGAAGCGTAAACAATGAATTGCTGGAACTGACGAAACGGCCGCGTACCCATCTGGTGACCGGCATGAATTTACTCTTGGCGCTCAGTCTGATTTTGGGCTCAGCCGAAGAATCGACAGAAGATTTGATACGGCGGTGCGTTGAGGAAGCTCGTCAGGGAATTCTTTACTGCAACGATCCATTACCCGAAGCTCAGGATACCGATGAATTTTAA
- a CDS encoding GntR family transcriptional regulator, whose protein sequence is MNYRPPIYMQLRDSIIKKIEDGEYLPNEMIPSEREMAQLYDINRMTVKNAIEVLVRDGYLYRIQGKGTFVRGEKNKLLLGTAGSEANYGISARAKKVGMKASSKVIFHGFVQGYPTMSQRLRLDVADQIFALHRVRYGDEQPLAIEYTYIPGALFEDADLNDYAQVSLYDYMNNKNHLPVEFGQKLMVVGCPQREAGQLEIDPGTAVFCFEYTGRDRSGRIVEFTRTYIRTDKTNFRFSSYRSE, encoded by the coding sequence ATGAATTACAGACCGCCGATCTACATGCAGCTGCGCGACAGCATTATTAAAAAAATTGAAGACGGTGAATATCTGCCGAATGAAATGATTCCTTCTGAGCGGGAAATGGCCCAGCTGTACGACATCAATCGAATGACGGTGAAAAATGCCATTGAGGTGCTGGTCAGAGACGGCTATCTTTATCGAATCCAGGGCAAAGGGACGTTCGTCCGTGGCGAGAAGAATAAACTGTTGTTAGGAACCGCCGGCAGCGAGGCGAATTATGGGATCAGCGCCCGTGCAAAAAAAGTCGGAATGAAGGCTTCCAGCAAAGTTATTTTTCATGGCTTCGTCCAGGGCTATCCCACGATGAGTCAGCGTCTGCGGCTGGATGTTGCCGATCAGATCTTTGCCCTGCACCGCGTGCGGTATGGGGATGAGCAGCCGTTGGCTATTGAATATACCTATATTCCGGGAGCGCTCTTTGAGGATGCTGATCTCAATGATTATGCGCAGGTTTCGCTGTATGACTACATGAACAATAAAAACCATTTGCCGGTCGAATTCGGTCAGAAACTGATGGTGGTGGGGTGTCCGCAGCGGGAGGCAGGACAGCTGGAAATTGACCCAGGAACGGCTGTTTTCTGTTTTGAATACACCGGCCGTGACCGCAGCGGAAGGATCGTTGAATTTACCAGAACCTATATCCGAACGGATAAGACCAACTTCCGATTTAGTTCGTATCGTTCAGAATAA
- a CDS encoding GntR family transcriptional regulator has product MKGITLDVLIADEIRSQIENGQYPEDSRLPSERELCDEFSVQRLTVRSSLQILKYEGYIYSKNRSGYYVAKRRITKNLKEFRSTTHILELMGKPSSITLLQFDKIEADKKLAARLDIPIATPLYKLSRLRKLEEEPISIEISYTFAEYVPGLEKFDFTSRSLYAILEKEYHIVMDRAEQEISVIHANEMESELLKVDLGASLIKEHGIVYDTQNRKLEYSENMMLMNRFVFIK; this is encoded by the coding sequence ATGAAAGGCATAACCTTAGATGTTTTGATTGCGGATGAGATCCGATCCCAGATTGAAAACGGACAATATCCGGAAGACAGCCGGCTCCCCTCGGAAAGAGAACTTTGCGACGAGTTTTCAGTCCAGCGGTTGACGGTACGTTCAAGTCTGCAGATTTTAAAATATGAAGGGTATATTTATTCTAAGAACCGCAGCGGTTATTATGTGGCCAAACGGCGGATTACTAAAAATCTCAAGGAATTCCGTTCGACAACGCATATTTTGGAATTGATGGGCAAGCCTTCCAGCATCACGCTGCTGCAGTTCGATAAGATTGAGGCGGATAAGAAATTGGCGGCACGGCTGGACATCCCAATCGCCACTCCGCTGTATAAGCTGAGCCGGCTGCGCAAACTGGAAGAAGAACCGATTTCAATCGAAATCAGCTATACCTTTGCCGAATATGTTCCGGGATTGGAAAAATTCGATTTCACTTCCCGTTCGCTGTATGCCATTTTGGAGAAAGAGTATCACATTGTCATGGATCGGGCTGAACAGGAAATCAGCGTTATTCATGCGAACGAAATGGAAAGCGAGCTGCTGAAAGTTGATCTAGGAGCTTCCTTGATCAAAGAGCATGGAATCGTTTATGATACGCAGAATCGCAAACTGGAATACAGCGAGAATATGATGCTGATGAATCGCTTTGTTTTCATTAAGTAG
- a CDS encoding MATE family efflux transporter has translation MKRENWAFLKRVILLSLPVMIQQLLTNMLNLCDTMMIGGIGENAISAVAIVNKVFFVYQLILFGLSNGIGIFISQYMGAQQEDQITDLYNFGLILCCLMGILVTVILVVFPQPILGLFVQNPVVLADAEAYLGVLLWTLLPFACTSMISVACRVMGRPAIPMVSGVISCCVNIVLNAVLIYGLFGFPKWGVIGAAVATMIARLLEAAYLFYASRRYLPALKLRLKNKLSGSMRWTVIRKALPLMGNELIWSLGLNMIFINYSFIAEQYIPAITVVDNISNLVYVAFSGCSVAVGVIIGQALGSGKLEQAKQDAKKMIGFALTVYLAGGVILVAIHRWAPVWFSLSPSNVSMAAALILAKAFLAWTQGYANTVYYILRAGGDTKSVLIIDGLFTWFGPVLLSFLVARVFRVSLFPAYCLVEGAGLIKVCLATWFLRKGNWLKNLTEGKAEAVQ, from the coding sequence ATGAAACGGGAAAACTGGGCATTTCTAAAACGGGTGATTTTGCTTTCGCTGCCGGTAATGATCCAGCAGCTGCTGACCAATATGCTGAACCTATGCGATACGATGATGATCGGCGGGATTGGTGAAAATGCGATCAGTGCGGTCGCCATCGTTAACAAGGTCTTTTTTGTTTATCAGTTGATTTTGTTTGGCTTAAGCAATGGAATTGGGATCTTTATTTCTCAATACATGGGAGCGCAGCAGGAGGATCAGATCACAGACTTGTATAATTTTGGTTTGATCCTGTGCTGTTTGATGGGAATTCTTGTCACGGTCATCCTCGTCGTTTTCCCGCAGCCGATCCTCGGCTTGTTCGTTCAAAATCCGGTTGTACTGGCGGATGCGGAGGCTTATCTGGGGGTATTGCTTTGGACGTTGCTGCCTTTTGCCTGCACCTCAATGATCAGCGTTGCCTGCCGGGTAATGGGAAGGCCGGCGATCCCGATGGTGTCCGGTGTGATTTCCTGCTGTGTCAATATCGTGCTGAATGCCGTCCTGATCTACGGCCTGTTCGGATTTCCTAAATGGGGAGTGATCGGCGCGGCCGTGGCAACGATGATCGCCCGGCTTTTGGAAGCCGCTTATCTGTTCTATGCTTCCCGCCGTTACCTGCCGGCGTTAAAGCTCAGACTGAAAAATAAACTGAGCGGTTCGATGCGCTGGACAGTCATCCGCAAGGCGCTGCCGTTAATGGGCAACGAGTTGATCTGGTCGCTGGGATTGAATATGATCTTTATCAATTACAGCTTTATTGCCGAACAATACATTCCGGCGATCACCGTTGTCGATAATATCAGCAATCTTGTTTATGTTGCCTTCAGCGGCTGTTCGGTCGCGGTCGGTGTGATTATCGGTCAGGCGCTGGGATCCGGAAAGCTGGAACAGGCGAAGCAGGACGCTAAAAAAATGATCGGGTTTGCGCTGACGGTTTATCTGGCCGGCGGTGTGATTCTGGTAGCGATTCATCGCTGGGCGCCGGTCTGGTTCTCGTTGAGTCCGTCGAATGTTTCGATGGCTGCGGCTTTGATTTTAGCTAAGGCCTTTCTGGCCTGGACGCAGGGATATGCCAATACGGTGTATTATATTCTGCGGGCGGGAGGCGATACCAAGTCCGTTTTGATTATCGACGGCCTATTTACCTGGTTTGGCCCGGTGCTGCTGAGCTTTCTGGTAGCGCGGGTGTTCAGGGTTTCCTTATTCCCGGCGTATTGTCTGGTCGAAGGTGCGGGTCTGATCAAGGTTTGTCTGGCTACCTGGTTTTTAAGAAAAGGAAACTGGCTGAAAAACCTGACAGAAGGCAAAGCAGAAGCCGTACAATAG
- a CDS encoding LTA synthase family protein has translation MTLKQSLDFIKKHRALILRLFLMVASPFSAVFLMQYVYCGDPWLISGSAFVANALCVGAVYYLLCALIRKPAACSLIVHTCCALFGALNYFVSVFRGTPVLPWDLTALNTALAVSSTYDFTPTLPMILAVLLLVGMLIVVIFRHRRDTLPFALTPRFLLPVRLACLALALLCAGLISPHNLSRFNVRTDVWDQRGAYQKSGILATFLRNTEFMNVDVPADTSVEKLDQILSEVTVETPVLSLPQNPHVIAIMNESWADFEEFGNLKLTQSVISRFSDLDNALFSHAYASVFGAGTSASEFEFLTGNSMAFLPSGSIPYQQYILKDSFSLAAHLKQLGYQTAAFHPGERSSWQRDQAYPRLGFDTFKSAEELDVPMTLEHGYISDETDFDQIIWEYEHRDPEKPLFLFNVTIQNHGAYTVKDYPAAVDLLDEPEKYPMAQQYLTLINKTEEQFLRLTDYFSQQEEPVLILMFGDHQPSVEPEFLEKAYGVGTEAMSMEEYMNKYRVPFVLWANYPLPELDKTETSLNFLSQLLLNCAGLPADSYGQYLQSLQQDLPVLTFAGYMDTQGKAYSHWESTDFTAMIQDYQTLQYERLFGTYFNDQAEMDPEAAAQP, from the coding sequence ATGACCTTGAAACAATCCTTGGACTTTATAAAAAAGCATAGGGCTCTGATCCTGCGGCTGTTCTTGATGGTGGCTTCGCCATTTTCAGCTGTTTTTCTGATGCAGTATGTATACTGCGGCGATCCCTGGCTGATTTCCGGTTCGGCTTTTGTTGCCAATGCCCTCTGTGTGGGGGCGGTCTATTATCTGCTTTGCGCGCTGATCCGCAAACCAGCGGCCTGCAGTCTGATTGTTCATACTTGCTGCGCACTTTTCGGCGCGCTTAATTATTTTGTGTCCGTGTTCCGCGGCACGCCTGTTTTGCCATGGGATCTGACCGCCCTGAATACGGCGCTGGCAGTTTCTTCCACCTATGATTTTACGCCGACTTTACCCATGATCCTAGCTGTCCTGCTGTTGGTGGGGATGCTGATCGTGGTCATTTTTCGGCACCGCCGCGATACACTGCCGTTTGCGCTCACGCCGCGGTTTCTGCTGCCTGTTCGGCTGGCCTGCCTTGCCCTGGCTTTGCTTTGTGCCGGACTGATCTCACCGCACAATTTGTCCCGCTTCAACGTCCGCACTGATGTTTGGGATCAGCGCGGTGCTTACCAGAAAAGTGGGATTCTCGCAACCTTTTTAAGAAATACTGAATTTATGAATGTTGATGTCCCTGCCGATACTTCTGTGGAAAAGCTTGATCAGATCCTGAGCGAAGTCACGGTTGAAACACCCGTCCTATCGCTGCCGCAAAATCCCCATGTTATCGCAATTATGAACGAGTCGTGGGCTGACTTTGAAGAATTCGGCAATCTGAAACTCACGCAAAGCGTCATCAGCCGTTTTTCCGACCTCGACAACGCCCTTTTCTCCCATGCCTATGCCTCGGTTTTCGGTGCCGGAACCAGTGCCAGTGAGTTTGAATTCTTAACCGGCAATTCGATGGCATTTCTTCCTTCCGGCAGCATTCCTTATCAACAATACATTCTGAAAGATTCGTTTTCCCTGGCAGCCCATCTCAAACAGCTCGGCTATCAAACAGCCGCGTTTCACCCAGGTGAGCGAAGCTCCTGGCAGCGGGATCAGGCTTATCCGCGGTTAGGCTTTGATACCTTCAAAAGTGCGGAGGAACTGGATGTTCCGATGACTCTGGAACATGGCTATATCAGCGATGAAACCGATTTTGATCAGATTATCTGGGAATATGAGCATCGCGATCCGGAGAAACCGTTGTTTTTGTTTAATGTCACGATACAGAATCACGGCGCTTACACGGTGAAGGACTATCCGGCGGCGGTCGATCTGCTGGACGAACCGGAAAAATACCCGATGGCGCAGCAATATCTGACGTTGATCAACAAAACAGAAGAACAATTTTTGCGGCTGACCGATTACTTCAGCCAACAAGAAGAACCTGTCCTGATCCTGATGTTCGGCGATCATCAGCCATCAGTGGAGCCGGAGTTTCTGGAGAAAGCCTATGGCGTTGGAACCGAGGCCATGAGCATGGAAGAGTATATGAATAAATATCGCGTTCCGTTTGTCCTCTGGGCCAATTATCCGCTCCCGGAATTAGATAAAACGGAAACCAGCTTGAATTTCCTGTCTCAGCTGCTGCTCAATTGTGCCGGTCTGCCAGCGGATTCATATGGCCAATATCTGCAATCTTTGCAGCAGGACCTTCCAGTCCTGACCTTTGCGGGATATATGGACACGCAGGGGAAGGCGTACAGCCATTGGGAATCGACGGATTTTACCGCTATGATTCAGGATTATCAGACACTGCAGTATGAGCGTTTGTTCGGCACCTATTTTAACGATCAAGCCGAAATGGATCCGGAAGCAGCAGCTCAGCCTTGA